The region CCTATGCGAAATCACTCTTTCTAAGATATAAAAGCCCTGAGAGCTTGCGTTTTCAAGACGAGCCCAAAGTGGCAGCTGAACAGGGGCAATGAGCCCCTTCAGGGTACCACTGCTAAGGATGTCGTTTGGGTAGGCAGTCTTTGAGCCAGAGTCACCCCTCACTAAAGCAGTGAAGCTAAGAATTACTGGAACAGGGACCAACATATGACTTCAGCACCCTCGGAGCCTGCGGGGACATTCAGCCCAGGGATACTTAGGAAAAATCCTCCCCATTGGCCTCAAGTGGTCTTATCAGTGTTTGAATACAGGAGAAAGGAAGCATGCCCCTCACCCTGTAGGTTCCAAAGCTGAAGGGAGGTTAACTTCAAGGCCAAGTGGTAGTTTCTTCTCTCAAGCTGGTCGCCTGGAGAGTTGTCTGGTGCGTTGTGAGCTAACAGAGCAAAGTGGAGAATGGCCACAGAGGTCAAAAGTCCCACTGTCCTGGCCTCAAGCCATCCAGGGCCCCCGACGGCACCAGGAATCCACAGAATAGAGAGACAGTAACTGCTGCAGTGCCGTCTATTTGTCGGATTTGAGTGGGCCGCTAATTACCTGGTCCAGTCTCAGGATCAGTGATCCCAAAGGTCTCCTGGAAGACATTCTATTTAGGATCGGCGGGGACATTTAGCATCTCACCTTTATCCATAATGGCTCATTGTTCCTACTTAGGCTAAGGGGGAAACACCCCCCAGACCTCATTTGTTTATATACTCGTGAAAATGGGCCAGAAATGGCAGAGGGGCCTGCAGGGCTTGTCTGTACGGTTTGGCTGCACACCCCAGCTGCCTTGGTCATGAGTCCCCCTGAGCCACCCACAGTTGTGTTCAGGACTCTCATGTACTCCTTTCCAGACCTGTCACCATGGCCCACCAATTCCCAGCTCTCACACCAGAACAGAAGAAGGAGCTGTCAGAAATCGCCCAGCGCATCGTTGCCAATGGGAAGGGGATCCTGGCTGCCGATGAGTCTGTAGGTGAGTGCAAGAAACAACATACAACACGCATACACTCAGCAAAGGCAACGTGGTAATCATATTCCTTTTCTCCCAGAAGAGTAAAGGCTTATGCACACAGGAGTGGGAGCAGAACACTTAGTAATCATAGGCCTTTTGAGTCCTGTCGTTCCAGTTGGCAGATCTCTGAAAACCCAGGGCAGAGGCCCAAGCCTACCATTTGAAGGCACCCAGCCAGAGGTCATTTGAATCCAGGGTATAGCAAGACCAGGAACTCAGTAACCAGAAGGTCAGATATGTAGCCCTCTCCTGCTAATGAGAAGTCAGTTTAAAGTCAGCCAATGAAgagcagagagggcagggaagtATCTACCTCTGGCACAGGGGAGGGCTTGTATTTGAGTAAGCCCAAGATGGTACAAGGCAGACCTGTGGCAGGCCTGCACACCACCATAAAACCACAGAGCTGGAGAAGTCAATAGTCAGACTGAGGGTTGAACCAGAAtagggctggggagaggatgaAGGCCGTACTTACCCACCGGGACCCAGTGGTTGCTGCCACCCTGACACAGACATGCCCAGCCCTGAGTCTTCCTGAATGGCATCCTGACACCAACTAAGGTTATTcctgggaagacaaaaaaagagggaggagttCTGAAGAcctgaaaagagaagagaggcttGCGCTCCTTCCTGGTGAGGGTTGCTGAGATGGTGTGCAGGAAAGCTGGGCTCGCCCCTTACACTACCTTCACCTACCCGCCATAGGCACCATGGGAAACCGCCTGCAGAGGATCAACGTGGAGAACACAGAGGAGAACCGACGGCAGTTCCGAGAAATCCTCTTCACTGTGGACAACTCCATCAGCCAGAGCATAGGGGGTGTGATCCTGTTCCATGAGACCCTCTACCAGAAGGACAGCCAGGGAAAGCTGTTCAGAAACATCCTTAAGGAAAAGGGCATCGTGGTGGGGATTAAGGTGAGTActtccactccccccacctctgctccaCCCAGCCAAGTGCCCAGCCcaagggctggggccaggccaaCACTGAACATCTCTCGTCATCCAGCTGCTTTCCATCACACATTCCCCTGAGAACAAATCCTCTTCTAGACTCTTCTTCCCATGCTCTCTTCTTTCATCAATTTTTCTTCGAGGTACTAAATctgtgtctctatttctcatttctaaaatgggaataataatacccACCTCATAAGGTTCTTCTAAGGgtgaaatgagtttttaaaactcttcttgTTGCGTAATTATTATTCAGTGCatgatagctattattattaaagcactttctgttctattttaaCTAAGTCTTCCAAAACTGTGTGAACTTCTCAAGAGTGCATGCACATTAGTATTCAATGAGTGCTTACAACTCCAGGGACTCATTTAGTCCTCCTCACAACCTCTGGAGACAGACTCAATTATTACCCTTACTTTAGAGATGAAGTGAGAAACTGGAATTGCAAGAGGTAACGTAATTTGCCCACAGCAAGGTAAAATTGGAGCCGGTTGCAGCCCAGCCTGTCTCTCTGGCTCATGAACTTAGTCTGGGCTCTGCTGAGAGTTAGAGCTGCATCCTCATTCTCTTTGTCTCCTACCACACAGTGCCTGGTACGTTCAGGTGCTCAACAATGtctcttgaataaatgaatgaacaatttAAGGGAAACTGCTCTTTTACAGCACCTCTGTCTCCCGGGTTCTATGagattacttcttccttcccaagccCCAGGCCTGTGCTTTCCATCCTCTTAGGGTTGACCTTGACCTTCTTACATTGTTCCTTTCAGGTAACTTCCCTTCTGCTGTGAACTGAGTTGTGTCTCTCTGAGTGACTAATACATCTTCCTAATTCTACTTCTTGGTTTGGGAAAGATGGGAACTATATTAGAGAGCACCAGGGGCTCTGCTGTGTTTTACTGGGATACCTGACACCTGCTAATTACTTGTTAATGATTTAATTCACAGTTAGACCAAGGAACTGCTCCTCTTGCAGGAACAAACAAAGAAACCACCATTCAAGGTAAGGATAGTGACCACTGATGTGAATCAGGCCAATATATGCTGGAAATAAGtaggggaaaagaaaatatgacTATCCCCCAGTTTTAGGGCCACATACACCTGATTTTTAATCCCAGCTCTTCTAGTTAATAACTGCATGACCTCAGGCTAGTCACTTAGATGTCTGAGTTCATTTTAGGGGTAACAATATCTGCTTTGCAGAATAGTTTTGGGAATAAAATTAGACAATATACATAAAGGACTTAACCACAGTCCCTTGCACAGAGAAGATACCTTGTACCTGGGAATactattttcagagaaaaatccAGCAGCAGGTACAGAGGAAAGGTCCCAGGCTTTGGGATCAGGCacacctgggtttgagtcctgctTCCCTCACTTACGACTTAGATAACTTTGTGAGGTACTTCACCGCCCAAGTGTAAACTCCAGCGCTGGGTTAGCTAAGCAGAATcggaatcccagctctgtcactgatTTGCTCTGCAAACTCGGTAaactcacttaacctctctggacctcgatctccacatctgtaaaatgagtataaTATTAACTAGTAGGGTTGTTGTGGTAACTAAATGAGAAAAGACATGCAAAAAGCCTAGAATCATGCCTGGAACATAGCAAGTACTAAACAAGTATTAGTTCCCTCTCTTCTTACGGTATTATCCATTATGTGCTTCAAAACCATATTTATTAAATCCAGGTCCTTTGGCTCAGTATTGGGACCCGTGTTTATTTGGCTGGTTGTTTTCAGTCCTCAAGCTCTGCTGACTGAAACCTAAGCCACGGGAGAACTCCATCATTTTATCTGTGGACCCATGGATCAGGGATGCGGTGCAAAGAGCCGTGCTGTCTTTTGTGACTTGCAGGACTTGATGGCCTTTCTCAGCGCTGTGCTCAGTATAAGAAAGAAGGTGCTGACTTTGGGAAGTGGCGTGCTGTGCTGAGGATTGACAAACAATGTCCATCCACCCTTGCTATCCAGGAAAACGCCAATACCCTGGCTCGCTATGCCAGCATCTGTCAGCAGGTGCTCAGCCTTCCCCTTGGTCTACAAAACAGTAGGCGAGAGCTATCTTTAGCGCTTATCCTTCTAATTGTATTATACCCACACAGGAGCTCTCACCTCCTCTCACTAGTGTATCCAGATGGCATTTCCCACTACTTTTGCTGTAGCCAAGTGTGGTAGAGAAGGGTCTGGTTGCCCAAGCCAGCTAGGAGCCCAACAGACAAGTACCATCAACTGCTGCCCTTCTGCCAAAGGGCGATATGCTGGTCTTCAAAGTCGCCTGGCTTTTGAGGCCGTAGCACTTGGCTGTCTGTGCTCCTGTCCTGTCTGTGCCATGTCCAGGACAGGACCCTAGCTCGATCCCCAGCTCGAGGGTGGTAGCTCTGACCCAGGAATTTAATGGAGGATGGCAACTCAATGCTAACGTTTCCAACATATGTTGGCACGTCTCTGGGATCCAGTTCAGTCTGATTTGTGGTGTGGCTGCTGTGTTAAGGCAATGTGGGTTGTGAGCACCTGGAGATTCCCAATCAGAATTGTAAACACTTCTTGAGTACCCTACTGGACCCACACGAGAAGCATCTTTGTGATTTAAGCTTGACTGCTCTAAGAGTGACTGCTAGTTTCTGAGGAAGCAAGAATAGTTTCTAGAACAAGACATAGAGATGAAGAGTTGGCATTTATTTTGGCCCATTTgcagaaaaccttttttttttaacctcattgTTCTTTTTTGGTTAAGCCCTGCTCACTAGACATCCCATTAGATTTCTTTGCATTGCCTTTACATCACTTAGATGGTGTTCTCCATAAAGGTTTCATTTTATACCAATCGCAACTGTTGAATAATCTCTTAAGCAAAGGATCCCAGTGAGCGGAGCTTCACTCTCTCTGTCCTGTCCTCTGTCCTTTTTAGAATGGGCTGGTACCCATTGTTGAGCCAGAGGTAATTCCTGATGGTGACCACGACCTGGAACACTGCCAGTATGTCACTGAGAAGGTAAGGCTTGAATATAAAGTTCCCAATTCTAGTTGAAAAACCTTGCTTAAAAGTAACAGCTGTTACTTAACATATATCAGCTGTTATATGTGAAATATTCTTCAGTTGGCATCATTATGTAGCAGGGAGAAGGTAAGGGGCTATTATCAAACCTTCCATTTCTTGGCACATGGTGTGCTCCATATAGAAAAGGCACAGGGTTTGCAGTACCAAGACTAGGGATTGAGGGTCCTTGTTCCCAGTTATGGGGCCTTGGATAAGTCATATTATCTTTTTGAACCTCAGTTGCATTATGTGTAAactaagagattttattttataaataaatcatttttaaagatttcatttatttattttgagacagagggggagggagaaagaaagggagagagggaaacatcaatgtgtgctcatgcgccccctactggggacctgatccgcaacccaggcatgtgccctgactgggaatcaaactggcgaccctttggttcgcaggcctgcactcaatccactgagccacaccagccagggtgaactaagagattttaaaataagataaggCTCACACAAAAATATCTAATTAGAAAGTAATGTGGTTACTTGTGACTTTCTAAATTAGCCCCAATATATCTGTAACAGAGTAAGAGAGTCCTAATGTAAcctgacctcagtttcttcactggcAAAGTTCAGGGGACTAAATGAGATCTGACAGCACTTCTGTGTCTAAAATGTATGCGTTTAGGACCACTTAGCACCTATGGGGAAGGAGAATGAAGGCCAATTTAGATGTCCCCAACTAACTAAATCAAAGCAGTCTCCACCGACCAGAAGGACTAATGGGAAGGAAGGGGTGAAGGGAAGCAGAGCAATGCCGACAGTCCATGCAGTGAGCAGTTAGAATAGGGGGGCGGGGACAGGCCAGCCTGGCTGTGCTCAGTGGCTGTGGTTCGCAATACGTTGCCCTCAGGAGTCCTAGGGGCTGGTTGGGAAGCTGTGGCCAAACCACACATGAGATTTCCTTCATCCTGCAACACTGTAGTGTACAAGTGCCAAGGTCAGGTGCCTCTAAGGCTCGCTCTGGGTTTCACCTGTTTGGGCCTTTTGTCCTTCAGGTCCTGGCTGCTGTCTATAAGGCCCTGAATGACCATCATGTTTACCTGGAGGGCACCCTGCTGAAGCCCAACATGGTGACTGCTGGACATGCCTGCACCAAGAAGTATACCCCAGAGCAAGTGGCTATGGCCACTGTCACAGCTCTCCACCGTACCGTTCCTGCAGCTGTTCCTGGTAAGGCTTTCCGTCTCTAACTCGCGGTCTTAGTGCTCAGCCTTTGAAAGAGTTCCACAGCATTTCTGTTGGTCCAGGAGTCGTCTATCCATGAAGCCAACCCCTGCTACCCTACAGGCAGCCAGCACTTCCCCTCACACTCCATGATACCACCTACTCCGGGTCTGTCCAAATGCACACAGTCCATTGATTTCCTTAACCTCTCACCACCGTCCTTATTTATTGAAGTCCTTATATCCTTAGCCTCAACAAAGGCAGACGAATATCTCCGACCCAGGCCCATGCAAATCAagcagaaaaaaaaccctgagacaTTACATTTCCTTTAGGCTCGTTGCTTGCTTTCTCAAGCAGGGTCCACGAGCTGGGACCAGTAGAGTGGAACGGCTTTTCTCATTGTAGGCATCTGCTTTTTGTCTGGCGGCATGAGTGAAGAGGATGCTACCCTCAACCTCAATGCTATCAACCTCTGCCCTCTACCAAAGCCCTGGAAACTAAGTTTCTCTTACGGACGGGCCCTGCAGGCCAGTGCACTGGCTGCCTGGAGTGGCAAGGCTGCAAACAAGAAGGCGACACAGGAGGCCTTTGTGAAGCGGGCTGTGGTAAGATGCTACTACCTCTTATCTCCTTGATCAGGTGGGCACTTGGGGCCTGGCTCTCTCATGCAGAAAAGCTTTGCTTTCTTCAGGCCATGAAGGCATCTGCAGATAGTGTCTACTGGGTATTTGGAAATGTGGCTTTGGGGCTCAGTGGGAAAGTTAGGGCTAGAGAGAGTTTTGAGTTATCCACACTGGGTGTATAGCTGACAACAGAGATTGAAGGACAGTTTCCACACAGACACTTCAGAGGGAAGATAAGAGGGACAAGGACTGAACTGGGGACACCTTTCATTTCGGGAAGATAAAGAAGAGATGCCAcccaaagaagcagaaataaTATGACAGGATGGACCGACGattctgggaagaaagagaaactaatttCAAGGGGTCATTAATAACACACTACAGAGAGATTCGGAAcgaaggctcagaaaaggcagAGATGGGCATTTAGGTGCACATCAGTGACCTTCGACAAATCAGTTTCAGTAGAGAGGGAAGAGAACATGTGTACATCCAAGAAGTTTGTCAGGAAAAGACCTAGAAGGGTTACCAGGAGAAATGAGGACAAATAAGGATTTTATTCTACTAGTAACCATTCCTTTTTGAACACCTATTATGAGCCAAAGACCGGACTGAAAAAAGCAGACACGGACACTGCCTTTAGGAGGTGTAGAGTTTAGCCAGGTAGGAGAGGGCTTGGCATATGTACATGCAAAGCACACTATCAAGAGGGCGAAAAGACACCTCACAGATTGAATGAACATATTTGTAAATCCTACAGGTGATAAGGTTTTTATTACTCAGAATACATACAGAAACTTTCCATCTcagtaacaaaaatgaaaacaacccagttaaaaatgggcaaaggactcgaacagatatttctccatcGATGAAGTACAAATGGCAATAAGCCCCTGagaagattctcagcatcactaactaCCATGGAAATGCAGGTCAAACCCATAAGGTGGTATCATTTCTATCCATTAGAAAAAACATAGGAAAGAGTAAAGAATAGGAGAGTGGAGACCATTGAGAGGGCAAGGACTTGGAGGAAATAGAATTATGTGAAATTATATTCATACAGGTGGCAGAGTTGGTcttagaaaggaggagagagatagcaaagaagaaagagaataggTTGAAATCAAATCTGTTGAGGTACAGAGATGTAGCAGGTGATTGCTGACTACAGTTGCGGGCATCTGCTGAGAGTGAGAAGGAAATGGAGATTTCAGTCTTCACAGGGGAGCAGCTTGGAATAACTGCTGACATCCTCTGCTGAAGACCAGAGGTGAAGGCCAAGCATCTGGCACGGTGCAGCTGAAATGAGAGTGAGTTTGCGGTACCTTAACTTAGATCCTGAATTTTCCTGACAGCTCTCTTAAGCATGCAGGAAGATTCAGGTCAACCTAAACAGataaagcaggagagaaaagtTTAGTAAGGCGACGGAAGAGTGCCAAATGTGAGGGGTCAGATAATTTATTGTGCTGATCACAGAGGAGGCTGAGTGAGAAAGTTACATGCTCACCAGAGGTTTAGTGATGAAAcactaaagga is a window of Desmodus rotundus isolate HL8 chromosome 1, HLdesRot8A.1, whole genome shotgun sequence DNA encoding:
- the ALDOB gene encoding fructose-bisphosphate aldolase B is translated as MAHQFPALTPEQKKELSEIAQRIVANGKGILAADESVGTMGNRLQRINVENTEENRRQFREILFTVDNSISQSIGGVILFHETLYQKDSQGKLFRNILKEKGIVVGIKLDQGTAPLAGTNKETTIQGLDGLSQRCAQYKKEGADFGKWRAVLRIDKQCPSTLAIQENANTLARYASICQQNGLVPIVEPEVIPDGDHDLEHCQYVTEKVLAAVYKALNDHHVYLEGTLLKPNMVTAGHACTKKYTPEQVAMATVTALHRTVPAAVPGICFLSGGMSEEDATLNLNAINLCPLPKPWKLSFSYGRALQASALAAWSGKAANKKATQEAFVKRAVANSQAARGKYAPMGSSSTASTQSLFTANYTY